One genomic segment of Spirochaetota bacterium includes these proteins:
- a CDS encoding GntR family transcriptional regulator, giving the protein MKKYVRGQIAAGKYPDGRIESEGKLVEVLGVSRSTVREGLSELEYEGVIDIVHGKGTFVCTAQTRIKTVSYVFSRVESESYDNPYYGGVFAGVEEEAKRIGAAIEYRSYGRKELLAGAADSHRFENPTVLVSYFPRAVIERAIASGVPFAAVDNLHEGLSFPTVVSEGVAAAYEAVSHLISLGHRKIAHVTGNMMEYSGKERLLGYKKALAAAGIAIDAALIIEGDFTWDAGYRAGEELAARKSEFTAAYFAGDTMAIAAMQYLMKQGVRVPEDVSIVGTDDIPAASQPMYSLTTMRLDTCAMGRSAMSLLADQCAGKREAPVMRVPRSLIVRSSAMSIG; this is encoded by the coding sequence GTGAAAAAATATGTCCGCGGCCAGATCGCTGCAGGAAAATACCCTGACGGCAGGATAGAGTCCGAGGGCAAGCTTGTAGAGGTGCTCGGTGTATCGCGCTCCACCGTACGCGAGGGGCTGAGCGAACTTGAATACGAAGGCGTCATCGATATCGTTCATGGAAAAGGGACCTTTGTCTGTACGGCCCAGACACGGATAAAGACCGTGTCCTATGTATTCTCCCGCGTCGAAAGCGAATCCTACGATAACCCGTACTACGGGGGCGTTTTTGCCGGCGTCGAGGAAGAAGCAAAGCGCATCGGTGCTGCGATAGAATACCGGTCCTACGGGCGAAAGGAACTTCTCGCCGGCGCGGCCGATTCTCATCGGTTCGAGAACCCCACCGTACTGGTGAGCTATTTTCCGCGGGCCGTCATCGAACGTGCTATCGCGAGCGGCGTGCCGTTCGCCGCAGTGGATAATCTGCACGAGGGGCTCTCATTCCCGACCGTCGTCAGCGAGGGCGTTGCAGCGGCATACGAAGCCGTATCGCATCTCATCTCCCTCGGGCATAGAAAGATCGCTCATGTCACCGGCAATATGATGGAATACAGCGGCAAAGAGCGTCTTCTGGGTTATAAGAAAGCGCTTGCGGCGGCGGGTATTGCCATCGATGCGGCGCTCATCATCGAAGGAGATTTTACCTGGGACGCGGGTTACCGCGCGGGCGAAGAACTCGCGGCGCGGAAGAGCGAATTCACTGCAGCGTATTTCGCCGGGGATACCATGGCGATCGCTGCCATGCAGTATTTGATGAAGCAAGGCGTGCGCGTTCCCGAGGACGTAAGCATTGTCGGCACCGACGATATCCCTGCCGCTTCGCAGCCGATGTATTCGCTCACCACGATGCGCCTTGATACGTGCGCCATGGGAAGAAGCGCAATGTCGCTCCTTGCCGATCAATGCGCAGGGAAGCGGGAGGCACCGGTGATGCGTGTTCCGCGATCGCTTATCGTACGCTCATCGGCAATGAGTATTGGATAA